A window from Thermomonas aquatica encodes these proteins:
- the nuoI gene encoding NADH-quinone oxidoreductase subunit NuoI, translating into MSRIVSYFKSLLLLELAGGLWLTLKYLFRPKYTLMYPMEKTPQSPRFRGLHALRRYPNGEERCIACKLCEAVCPALAITIDSEQRGDGTRRTTRYDIDLFKCIFCGFCEESCPVDSIVETHIHEYHFDKRGQNIMTKPQLLAIGDRLEAEIAERRAADAPFR; encoded by the coding sequence ATGAGTCGCATCGTTTCCTACTTCAAGAGCCTGCTGCTGCTGGAACTCGCCGGCGGCCTGTGGCTGACCCTGAAGTACCTGTTCCGTCCGAAGTACACGCTGATGTACCCGATGGAGAAGACCCCGCAGTCGCCGCGCTTCCGCGGCCTGCACGCGCTGCGCCGCTACCCGAACGGCGAGGAGCGCTGCATCGCCTGCAAGCTGTGCGAGGCGGTGTGCCCCGCGCTGGCGATCACCATCGACTCGGAGCAGCGCGGCGACGGCACCCGCCGCACCACGCGCTACGACATCGACCTGTTCAAGTGCATCTTCTGCGGGTTCTGCGAGGAATCCTGCCCGGTGGACTCGATCGTCGAGACGCATATCCACGAATACCACTTCGACAAGCGCGGCCAGAACATCATGACCAAGCCGCAGCTGCTGGCCATCGGCGACAGGCTCGAGGCGGAAATCGCCGAGCGCCGCGCCGCAGACGCGCCGTTCCGCTGA